One window of the Candidatus Kaelpia imicola genome contains the following:
- a CDS encoding redox-sensing transcriptional repressor Rex, producing MNRLSHNTISRVFLYIRILEGLIKKKNSSISSKQLAGFAGSSDVQVRKDISNFGKVGIPGIGYNTVELRDTLVDFVLKDHVVSAVLFGVGNLGTAILRYPSFYKERIRIVAAFDRSDNKIGKTINGVEVFSAASAKGVIKEKSIDIAIIAVPEESAQGVADIAVDSGLKGIVNFSPIMINIPSGVFVKDMDFTIEFLSLYCDAYMADGRRAKDRKEVISRR from the coding sequence ATGAATAGGTTATCACATAATACAATATCCCGGGTCTTCCTCTATATAAGGATACTGGAGGGATTAATTAAAAAAAAGAATTCCAGTATATCCAGTAAGCAGCTTGCAGGTTTTGCAGGCTCAAGCGATGTTCAGGTCAGAAAAGATATATCCAATTTCGGAAAAGTAGGGATTCCTGGAATAGGTTATAATACAGTTGAGTTAAGAGATACCCTTGTAGATTTTGTTTTAAAGGATCATGTTGTCTCTGCTGTCCTTTTTGGTGTCGGCAATCTTGGTACGGCTATTCTTAGGTACCCCTCTTTTTACAAAGAACGGATAAGGATAGTTGCTGCTTTTGATAGGTCCGATAATAAGATCGGCAAAACCATAAATGGTGTAGAGGTCTTCTCTGCAGCTAGCGCCAAAGGAGTCATAAAAGAGAAGAGTATAGATATTGCTATCATTGCTGTTCCTGAAGAGTCAGCTCAGGGGGTGGCTGATATTGCAGTTGATTCCGGGCTTAAGGGGATAGTAAATTTCTCGCCCATTATGATAAATATTCCTAGCGGGGTATTCGTAAAAGATATGGATTTTACAATAGAGTTCTTGTCTCTCTATTGTGATGCTTATATGGCGGATGGAAGAAGAGCTAAGGATAGAAAAGAGGTAATCTCCAGGAGGTAG
- a CDS encoding response regulator, with protein sequence MAKILMVDDDLEFLEASKRVLEGAGNKVKTLNNIKDAESSVKDEEPDLVLLDIMIEEADDGIALAHKLRREGFQGSIIMLSAVGKVTGFEYGKCDEVLPCNDFLEKPITPQDLIEKVNKYVK encoded by the coding sequence ATGGCAAAGATATTAATGGTAGATGATGATTTAGAATTTTTGGAAGCAAGCAAGAGGGTTTTAGAGGGAGCAGGCAATAAGGTTAAGACTTTAAACAATATTAAAGATGCTGAGAGTTCTGTTAAGGATGAAGAGCCTGACCTTGTGCTGCTTGATATCATGATAGAAGAGGCTGATGATGGAATAGCTCTTGCTCATAAGTTGAGAAGAGAGGGGTTTCAGGGCTCCATTATTATGCTTAGTGCTGTTGGTAAGGTCACAGGTTTTGAGTATGGCAAATGTGATGAGGTATTACCTTGTAATGATTTTCTTGAAAAACCGATTACACCCCAGGATTTAATAGAGAAGGTTAATAAATACGTTAAATAG
- a CDS encoding NAD(P)H-dependent oxidoreductase subunit E: MAKYCAVGKRADKDSKEYNICDESRSELLPILEKIQDKRGYISDKDMQQIADRLGIHPVEVYSVVTFYSFLNSEKAGKHTIRVSNCISSVMKGSKRIVREFEKELGINIGETTRDKKITLKEISCIGMCDLAPAVMVDSQLVGRVTTQKVKDIVKELKR, from the coding sequence ATGGCAAAATACTGCGCTGTTGGAAAGAGAGCTGATAAAGACAGTAAAGAGTATAATATTTGCGATGAGTCCCGCTCTGAACTTCTCCCTATCTTAGAGAAGATTCAGGATAAGCGGGGTTATATATCGGATAAGGATATGCAGCAGATTGCCGATAGGCTGGGAATACACCCTGTTGAGGTCTATTCTGTAGTTACATTCTACTCTTTTTTAAATTCTGAGAAGGCAGGCAAGCATACGATACGGGTAAGCAATTGCATCTCTTCTGTTATGAAAGGAAGTAAAAGAATAGTCAGAGAGTTTGAGAAGGAGCTTGGAATAAATATTGGCGAAACGACAAGAGATAAGAAGATAACTCTTAAGGAGATAAGCTGTATCGGAATGTGCGATCTGGCTCCTGCTGTTATGGTGGATAGTCAATTAGTGGGAAGAGTAACAACTCAGAAAGTAAAAGATATAGTAAAGGAGCTTAAGAGATGA
- a CDS encoding NADH-ubiquinone oxidoreductase-F iron-sulfur binding region domain-containing protein, whose translation MKREGVIIFSDIKLGEALKKALKIGRLEVLDVVRDSNLKGRGGAGFPTGVKWNLAATSSDNKKYIVTNADEGEPGTFKDRILLTEYPKLLFEGMIIAAYAIGAEKGFLYLRGEYKLLLPKLKRVLKDIRAKNLLGDKILGNKDFSFDIEIRLGFGAYVCGEETALIESLEGHRGEPRNRPPFPVYTGYNGHPTVVNNVETLSNIAPIILKGPEWFKSIGTEASAGSKIISVSGDCKKPGVYEVPFGTSINKILKLVDASDIKAVVVGGASGLCIGKDQFNRRVGFEDLPTGGSIMVFNNKRSLMDVVENFLEFFKDESCGQCTPCREGIPVLIEGVNMIKRGECNESYLKSLLSLSETMQLASKCGLGQSAPNIFVSVINDFKKEYRLSSKKREEIAFNG comes from the coding sequence ATGAAAAGAGAAGGAGTAATAATATTTAGCGATATAAAGCTAGGTGAGGCTCTAAAGAAGGCTCTTAAGATCGGCCGTCTTGAGGTTTTGGATGTTGTGCGTGACTCCAATTTAAAGGGACGGGGAGGAGCCGGTTTTCCAACAGGTGTTAAATGGAATCTTGCTGCAACATCATCCGATAACAAAAAATATATTGTTACTAATGCCGATGAAGGTGAACCCGGTACTTTTAAAGACAGGATTCTTTTAACAGAGTATCCTAAGCTCCTATTTGAAGGCATGATTATAGCAGCCTATGCAATAGGGGCAGAGAAGGGGTTTCTCTATCTTAGAGGAGAGTATAAGCTGCTCTTGCCTAAGCTTAAGAGAGTCTTAAAAGATATCAGAGCTAAGAACCTGCTTGGAGATAAGATACTTGGAAATAAAGATTTCAGCTTTGATATTGAGATAAGGCTTGGTTTTGGAGCCTATGTCTGCGGTGAAGAGACTGCTCTCATTGAGTCACTCGAAGGTCATAGAGGTGAACCGAGGAATAGGCCTCCCTTCCCTGTCTATACCGGTTATAACGGTCATCCGACAGTCGTAAACAATGTTGAGACGCTCTCAAATATAGCCCCTATAATATTAAAGGGGCCGGAGTGGTTTAAGAGTATTGGGACTGAGGCCTCAGCAGGATCTAAAATAATAAGCGTCTCTGGTGACTGTAAGAAGCCTGGAGTATATGAGGTACCGTTTGGTACTTCAATAAATAAAATATTAAAATTGGTCGATGCCTCTGATATAAAGGCTGTTGTGGTTGGCGGTGCATCAGGTCTTTGCATTGGAAAGGATCAGTTTAATCGTAGAGTAGGGTTTGAGGACTTACCAACAGGCGGTTCTATCATGGTCTTTAATAATAAGAGGAGTCTCATGGATGTTGTTGAGAACTTTTTAGAGTTCTTTAAGGATGAGTCCTGCGGGCAATGCACTCCTTGCAGAGAAGGTATTCCTGTTTTAATTGAAGGTGTTAATATGATTAAGAGAGGAGAGTGTAATGAATCCTATCTTAAGAGTCTTCTGTCGCTCTCCGAGACAATGCAGTTGGCTTCAAAGTGCGGCCTGGGCCAGTCTGCACCTAATATCTTTGTCTCGGTGATAAATGATTTTAAAAAAGAGTATAGACTGTCCAGTAAAAAAAGAGAGGAGATAGCATTCAATGGATAA
- a CDS encoding NADH-dependent [FeFe] hydrogenase, group A6: protein MDKKKRPFSEKTSRAPVSQRPQSFEKTAKGALGATVKVIIDDIELHVPMGTTILEAAKSINVNIPTLCQHDDLCLAGVCRVCIVEVEDQKTLQASCAYPITVPIKVKTYSPKVRRGRRNIIQLLLRNHYGECYSCSKNNNCELQSLAKEYGVKSYTFGHIEEPRYEQDNSSYSVERDMNKCVLCRRCVRTCIDLQEVGVLEAVEKGAETRIATYLDKPLNDVICINCGQCINRCPTGALKAKDPAEEVWAAIDDPAKHVIIQTAPSPRAAIGEEFGLAPGTSVTKQLNTALRRMGFDKVFDTNFTADLTIMEEGTELLLKLRDVLVNKKKIALPQFTSCSPGWVKYIEHFYPDKLGHVSTAKSPQQMFGAIVKTWYAEREGIDPADIVSVSLMPCSAKKFECERPEMDDSGFKDVDFALTTRELAGMIKECGMDLPNLPKSEFDNPLGTGTGAALIFGTTGGVMEAAIRTVYEIVTGEEVPFNKLRVTPVRGTEGIREAALPVKKAKKEWKFLEGVTLKVMVGHGTANAKKIMDMLCRGELSGYHFIEIMACPGGCLGGGGQPIPTSPEIREARAKAIYKEEEGLPYRKSHENPFIKLIYKEFLKEGPCGDLSHKLLHTKYTPRGKWIGKKKVAKRLIAV from the coding sequence ATGGATAAGAAAAAGAGACCATTTTCGGAGAAGACTTCTAGGGCCCCTGTTAGTCAGAGGCCTCAGAGTTTTGAAAAAACTGCTAAAGGTGCACTTGGCGCAACGGTTAAAGTTATAATAGATGATATAGAGCTGCATGTTCCAATGGGTACTACTATTTTAGAGGCGGCAAAGTCAATAAACGTCAATATTCCTACGCTCTGTCAGCATGACGATCTCTGTCTTGCCGGAGTATGCAGGGTCTGCATTGTTGAGGTTGAGGATCAGAAGACTCTTCAGGCGTCCTGTGCTTATCCTATAACCGTACCTATAAAGGTTAAGACTTATTCTCCAAAAGTACGCCGGGGGAGAAGAAATATTATTCAGCTGTTACTTCGTAACCATTATGGAGAGTGTTACTCTTGCTCTAAAAACAATAACTGTGAACTGCAGTCTCTGGCTAAAGAGTATGGGGTTAAGTCCTATACTTTTGGTCATATTGAGGAGCCCAGATATGAGCAGGATAATTCAAGCTACTCTGTTGAGCGTGATATGAATAAATGTGTCTTATGCCGCAGGTGCGTAAGAACCTGTATAGATTTACAAGAAGTAGGAGTACTTGAAGCAGTAGAGAAGGGGGCTGAAACAAGGATAGCAACTTATCTTGATAAACCCCTCAATGACGTTATATGTATTAACTGCGGACAGTGTATCAATAGATGCCCCACCGGAGCTTTAAAAGCGAAAGACCCGGCTGAGGAGGTTTGGGCTGCAATAGATGATCCAGCTAAGCATGTCATTATCCAGACTGCTCCCTCACCGCGTGCTGCAATAGGAGAGGAGTTTGGTCTGGCTCCCGGAACAAGCGTTACAAAGCAGCTCAATACAGCACTAAGACGCATGGGTTTTGATAAAGTTTTCGATACTAACTTTACAGCTGATCTAACTATCATGGAGGAAGGTACAGAGTTACTTTTAAAACTTAGAGATGTATTGGTTAATAAAAAGAAAATTGCTCTGCCTCAATTTACATCCTGTTCTCCGGGCTGGGTCAAATATATTGAACATTTCTATCCTGATAAATTAGGACATGTTTCAACTGCCAAGAGTCCTCAGCAGATGTTCGGAGCTATTGTTAAGACCTGGTATGCTGAAAGAGAAGGGATAGACCCGGCTGATATTGTAAGTGTATCTCTGATGCCCTGCTCTGCGAAGAAGTTTGAATGTGAGAGGCCTGAGATGGATGATTCCGGGTTTAAAGATGTTGATTTTGCACTTACTACCCGTGAGCTTGCAGGTATGATAAAGGAATGCGGGATGGACTTACCCAACTTACCTAAATCAGAGTTCGATAATCCCCTGGGTACAGGAACAGGCGCGGCTCTTATATTCGGCACAACAGGCGGTGTTATGGAAGCTGCTATAAGGACTGTATATGAGATAGTTACAGGAGAAGAGGTGCCGTTCAATAAGCTGCGCGTAACCCCTGTAAGAGGTACTGAAGGCATAAGAGAGGCGGCGCTTCCGGTTAAAAAAGCAAAAAAAGAGTGGAAGTTTTTAGAAGGAGTGACTCTAAAGGTTATGGTCGGCCACGGTACTGCAAATGCCAAAAAGATTATGGATATGCTCTGCCGAGGTGAGTTAAGCGGTTACCACTTTATTGAGATTATGGCCTGTCCCGGCGGGTGTCTTGGAGGAGGAGGTCAGCCTATTCCAACAAGCCCTGAAATAAGAGAGGCCCGTGCAAAGGCAATATATAAGGAAGAGGAAGGCCTGCCTTATAGAAAGTCTCACGAGAATCCGTTCATAAAGCTTATCTATAAGGAGTTCTTAAAAGAAGGGCCTTGCGGAGATTTAAGTCATAAGCTGCTCCATACTAAATATACCCCCAGGGGCAAGTGGATCGGTAAGAAAAAAGTTGCCAAGCGACTTATAGCGGTTTAA
- a CDS encoding carboxymuconolactone decarboxylase family protein — translation MQYDPKETLNEFNRLMTDIKNTVPKEYQAFIQEKDQITSSGKLPEKEKRLLLLVSAVTAKCPVCIPRAVKHCLDAGYSKEEMLEACMVAVLVGGSSVMTYVTLVDKAIEEFSG, via the coding sequence ATGCAGTATGATCCTAAAGAGACTCTGAATGAGTTTAACCGTCTGATGACGGATATCAAAAATACAGTACCTAAGGAGTATCAGGCATTTATTCAGGAGAAAGATCAGATTACCTCATCCGGAAAATTGCCGGAGAAAGAGAAGCGGCTCTTGCTTCTTGTATCTGCTGTTACAGCAAAATGCCCTGTCTGTATTCCAAGAGCTGTAAAGCACTGTCTCGATGCAGGATATTCTAAAGAGGAGATGCTTGAAGCCTGCATGGTTGCTGTCTTAGTCGGCGGCTCAAGCGTTATGACTTATGTCACCTTAGTAGATAAGGCGATAGAAGAGTTTTCAGGATAG
- the gcvT gene encoding glycine cleavage system aminomethyltransferase GcvT translates to MDLKNTPISNIHKELGAKMAPFGGFLMPIQYQGIIAEHNWTRSSCSLFDICHMGEFIIQGDYLRSGLDKIVTVNLKEMPIQSCRYGFMLNPRGGVIDDLIVYRVEQEEWMIVINAATVGKDEENIKKNLSWDSHFKNISSNIAKLDLQGPLSLDVLKSAAGETITKLCYYTFDDFMIEGEEYLISRTGYTGELGYEIYAAASRAESLWKVFLEDKRVKPAGLGSRDILRLEMGYPLYGHELNEEITPLEASLMRFVEMDKDFIGKDALIKQKKRVLSKRLVALIADGRRSPREGYKIFSSDREVGYVTSGSFSPSLGSGIALGYINPEYSRVGLEVIIKSNNIQIEAKIVKRPIYAEGTFNKEVSREYS, encoded by the coding sequence ATGGATTTAAAGAATACTCCCATTAGTAATATTCATAAAGAGTTAGGGGCAAAGATGGCTCCTTTTGGCGGATTCTTAATGCCTATTCAGTATCAGGGTATAATAGCCGAGCATAATTGGACAAGAAGCAGCTGTTCACTCTTTGATATCTGCCATATGGGTGAGTTTATAATTCAGGGCGACTATCTTAGGAGCGGATTGGATAAGATAGTGACAGTCAATCTCAAAGAGATGCCGATTCAATCCTGCAGGTACGGCTTTATGCTAAACCCCAGAGGCGGAGTAATAGATGATTTGATAGTCTATAGAGTTGAACAGGAAGAGTGGATGATAGTTATAAATGCTGCAACCGTTGGGAAGGACGAGGAGAATATAAAGAAGAATTTAAGCTGGGACTCTCATTTTAAAAATATATCTTCTAATATTGCAAAGCTCGACCTTCAGGGCCCTCTATCTTTAGATGTTCTTAAGAGTGCTGCAGGTGAGACCATAACAAAGCTCTGTTACTATACGTTTGATGACTTTATGATTGAAGGTGAGGAGTACCTTATAAGCAGGACCGGTTATACCGGAGAGCTTGGCTATGAAATCTATGCAGCGGCTTCCCGCGCAGAGAGTCTCTGGAAAGTCTTTTTAGAAGATAAGAGAGTTAAGCCTGCCGGTCTTGGCTCAAGGGATATATTAAGACTTGAGATGGGATACCCTTTATACGGACATGAGTTAAATGAAGAGATAACACCCCTTGAGGCTTCTCTTATGAGATTCGTTGAGATGGATAAAGATTTCATAGGAAAAGATGCGCTCATTAAGCAGAAAAAGAGAGTCTTGAGTAAGAGATTAGTTGCTTTAATTGCTGACGGAAGGCGTTCACCCAGAGAGGGTTATAAAATATTCTCTTCAGATAGAGAAGTGGGTTATGTAACCAGCGGTTCTTTCTCTCCATCTCTGGGCTCCGGCATAGCTCTTGGGTATATCAACCCTGAATATAGCAGGGTAGGTTTAGAGGTCATTATAAAGTCTAATAATATTCAGATAGAGGCTAAAATAGTTAAGAGGCCGATCTATGCTGAGGGTACATTTAATAAGGAGGTCTCTCGTGAATATAGCTGA
- the gcvH gene encoding glycine cleavage system protein GcvH — protein sequence MNIAEDLLYTKKHEWVKIEGSRARIGITDYAQELLGDITFIELPKAGDTLEQFKPFSSVESVKAATDIFCPLSGEVLLVNEVLSSSPELLNSSPYIDGWVVVVEIKNQSEKDNLMDTAAYKSYLEEVSG from the coding sequence GTGAATATAGCTGAAGATTTGCTCTATACAAAAAAGCATGAGTGGGTAAAGATTGAAGGTAGTAGAGCACGGATAGGGATAACAGATTATGCTCAAGAGTTATTGGGCGATATTACTTTTATTGAGCTTCCTAAAGCAGGAGATACTCTGGAGCAGTTTAAGCCTTTCTCTTCCGTTGAATCTGTTAAAGCGGCAACTGATATCTTCTGTCCTTTAAGCGGAGAGGTTCTCTTGGTAAATGAGGTTTTAAGCTCTTCTCCTGAGCTTTTGAACTCATCTCCCTATATAGACGGCTGGGTCGTAGTAGTTGAGATCAAAAATCAAAGCGAGAAAGATAATCTTATGGATACTGCAGCTTACAAAAGTTATTTAGAGGAGGTCTCTGGTTGA
- the gcvPA gene encoding aminomethyl-transferring glycine dehydrogenase subunit GcvPA, producing MSFVPHSPLEVKSMLDTIGVSSIDELFSDIPEDLKPKSFNIPEGKSEFEVIEYLKGLSFKNATSLINFLGAGFYDHYIPAAVDEISSRSEFYTAYTPYQPECSQGWLQSIYEYQTAVCQLTGMDVSNASLYDGGTALYEACMMAIRITGRNKIVMDSGVNMTYRAILYTYTSNLNIEFIETSVVHGQSSRREIYKHLDDKTAAVIVQNPNFFGAIDDHSDIVKEAHARGALLIQSVYPLALGILKTPSEMDCDIATGEGQSLGLPLSFGGPYLGFMATKREYLRKMPGRIVGKTVDKKNRAGYVLTLQTREQHIRRERATSNICSNEALCALRAVVYLSLIGKVGFKELAELNYQKSEFAKSVIDKIPGVEVKRSSPTFNEFTVLLPKNADEVVSKMVAKGYASGFPLGRFYKGMDDYLLIAVTEKRSKEEIVKLAESLEAVLCD from the coding sequence TTGAGTTTTGTTCCTCACTCCCCTCTTGAGGTAAAGAGCATGCTGGATACTATCGGCGTCAGTTCTATCGACGAGTTATTCAGCGATATACCTGAGGATTTAAAGCCTAAATCTTTTAATATTCCGGAAGGCAAGTCGGAGTTTGAGGTCATAGAATATCTAAAAGGATTATCTTTCAAAAATGCGACCTCTCTGATTAACTTTTTAGGGGCCGGATTCTATGACCATTATATTCCGGCTGCAGTGGATGAGATCTCCTCCCGCAGTGAGTTCTATACCGCCTATACCCCTTATCAGCCGGAGTGTTCCCAGGGCTGGCTGCAGTCTATATACGAGTATCAGACTGCAGTATGTCAATTGACCGGGATGGATGTTAGTAATGCTTCGCTCTATGATGGCGGGACAGCGCTCTATGAGGCCTGCATGATGGCGATACGGATAACCGGAAGAAACAAAATTGTTATGGACAGCGGTGTCAATATGACCTATCGCGCTATACTCTATACCTATACCTCTAATTTAAATATTGAGTTTATTGAGACCTCTGTTGTCCACGGACAGAGCTCGCGTAGAGAGATATATAAACACTTAGATGATAAGACCGCTGCTGTCATAGTCCAGAACCCTAATTTCTTCGGTGCGATAGATGACCATTCAGATATCGTTAAAGAGGCGCATGCCCGCGGTGCTCTACTAATTCAATCGGTCTATCCTTTAGCGCTTGGGATATTAAAAACACCTTCTGAGATGGATTGTGATATTGCAACCGGAGAGGGTCAGAGCTTGGGTCTTCCCTTATCATTCGGCGGGCCATACCTTGGTTTTATGGCGACAAAGAGAGAGTATCTGCGTAAGATGCCGGGTAGAATTGTAGGTAAGACAGTCGATAAAAAAAATAGGGCTGGTTACGTATTAACCCTTCAGACAAGAGAGCAGCATATCAGACGCGAGAGAGCGACGTCTAATATCTGTTCCAATGAGGCGCTCTGCGCTTTGCGAGCGGTAGTATACCTCTCTCTGATAGGCAAAGTCGGTTTTAAAGAGCTTGCGGAGTTAAACTATCAGAAATCAGAGTTTGCAAAGTCAGTGATTGATAAGATTCCGGGGGTAGAAGTAAAGAGAAGCTCTCCTACTTTTAATGAGTTTACAGTCTTACTGCCTAAGAATGCTGATGAGGTTGTGAGTAAGATGGTTGCCAAAGGTTATGCCTCCGGTTTTCCCTTGGGCAGGTTCTATAAAGGTATGGATGATTACCTTTTAATTGCGGTGACTGAGAAGAGGAGTAAAGAAGAGATTGTTAAGTTGGCAGAGTCTCTGGAGGCTGTATTATGCGATTGA
- the gcvPB gene encoding aminomethyl-transferring glycine dehydrogenase subunit GcvPB, translating to MRLIFQKSIEGRRGFKIPKKDSPLDTPFPKEYRREEDAELPQVSELDVVRHYSNLSRMNFSVDTNFYPLGSCTMKYNPKFTEKIARLPGFAELHPLIPQLLGGGLLAQGSLEVIYRTEELLSEITGMSAFTTQPMAGAHGELTGVMITAAYHKFCGNRRKYIVIPDSSHGTNPASAAIAGYEVVVVPTDEQGCMDIDKFKEYLNEDLAGVMLTCPNTLGLFNPKIKEITDLAHKVGALMYYDGANLNAIIGKARPGDLGFDILHLNLHKSFSTPHGGGGPGSGPVGVREELVKFLPIPRVAKRKDGSFALDYEHSDSIGYIAPFYGNFSVLLKAYAYMVYLGKSGLIDVSEKAVLNANYIRVKLKDYFNIPYDRVCMHEFVLSAQEQAECGVRAIDIAKYLIDNGIHPPTVYFPLIVKEAMMIEPTETESMETLDNFIDVMIEAARLSKEDPQRLHRAPENMPVGRLDETKAARDLNLRWQKA from the coding sequence ATGCGATTGATATTTCAGAAGAGCATAGAAGGAAGACGCGGTTTTAAGATACCTAAAAAAGATTCTCCCTTAGATACTCCTTTTCCTAAAGAGTACAGAAGAGAAGAAGATGCAGAGCTGCCTCAGGTATCAGAGCTTGATGTTGTGAGGCACTACTCTAATCTCTCCAGAATGAACTTTTCTGTCGATACTAATTTCTATCCCCTGGGGTCATGCACCATGAAGTATAATCCTAAATTTACAGAAAAAATAGCAAGGCTTCCCGGTTTTGCAGAGCTGCACCCTTTAATACCTCAGCTGTTGGGCGGGGGGCTGCTTGCTCAGGGTTCACTTGAGGTGATATACAGGACTGAAGAGCTGCTCTCTGAGATAACAGGTATGAGTGCATTTACCACCCAGCCTATGGCAGGTGCTCATGGAGAGTTAACAGGTGTTATGATTACGGCTGCCTATCATAAATTCTGCGGCAATAGGCGTAAGTATATAGTTATTCCTGACTCATCTCATGGTACGAATCCAGCCTCTGCTGCGATAGCAGGTTATGAGGTTGTTGTTGTCCCGACAGATGAACAAGGCTGTATGGATATAGATAAGTTTAAAGAATATTTAAACGAAGATCTTGCAGGTGTTATGCTGACCTGCCCCAACACACTTGGACTTTTTAATCCTAAGATAAAAGAGATAACGGATCTGGCTCATAAAGTTGGTGCTTTAATGTATTATGACGGAGCTAATCTTAACGCTATAATTGGTAAGGCAAGACCCGGAGACTTAGGTTTTGATATCCTGCATTTAAATCTCCACAAGTCATTCTCTACTCCTCACGGCGGAGGCGGTCCCGGTTCAGGTCCGGTTGGAGTTAGAGAGGAGCTGGTTAAGTTCTTACCTATTCCAAGGGTTGCTAAGAGAAAAGATGGAAGCTTTGCTCTAGATTATGAACATTCTGATTCAATTGGTTATATTGCGCCTTTTTACGGCAACTTCTCTGTCTTACTTAAAGCCTATGCTTATATGGTCTATCTTGGTAAGTCCGGATTGATAGATGTATCTGAGAAAGCTGTCTTAAATGCAAACTATATTAGGGTAAAACTTAAAGATTATTTTAATATTCCCTATGATAGAGTCTGCATGCATGAGTTTGTCTTATCCGCTCAAGAGCAGGCCGAGTGCGGAGTCAGGGCGATAGATATTGCAAAGTATTTGATAGATAATGGGATACACCCTCCAACAGTATATTTTCCGTTAATTGTCAAAGAGGCGATGATGATTGAGCCTACTGAAACAGAGTCCATGGAGACACTGGATAACTTTATTGATGTTATGATAGAAGCAGCAAGGTTAAGTAAAGAAGATCCCCAGAGGCTCCATAGAGCACCGGAGAATATGCCTGTCGGCAGGCTTGATGAGACAAAAGCAGCGAGAGATTTAAATTTAAGATGGCAAAAAGCTTAA
- a CDS encoding biotin/lipoate A/B protein ligase family protein, with translation MAKSLRRFRLILSGCSHPYCNMAFDQALISSVSNLDSPPIFRVYGWRPYGVSFGFTQKIETVLDLERCDAKNVPYVRRMTGGSVILHRDDISYSVISKREDLCIRGGVLDSYKTINSFLIRFYESLGLKVEYAENKDSGIDSGVCSFFKERYDVIYKGLKIGGNAQRRRGDVLFQHGSISLKDSSSELLMLLKESSRRSEAKSISLNRALNREIGFREAEALLAGAFKDTFEVEFKESSLLDEELLKIEFLDKNKYSTKDWNLERRDYAKETSSLVK, from the coding sequence ATGGCAAAAAGCTTAAGAAGATTCCGCCTTATTCTCTCCGGCTGCTCTCACCCTTATTGCAACATGGCGTTTGACCAGGCGCTTATAAGTTCAGTATCTAATTTAGACAGCCCTCCTATATTTAGAGTCTATGGCTGGAGACCGTATGGGGTCTCGTTCGGTTTCACTCAGAAGATTGAGACTGTTCTTGATCTAGAGAGATGCGATGCCAAGAATGTTCCTTATGTCCGCAGGATGACAGGGGGTAGTGTTATCTTACATAGAGATGATATCTCATATAGCGTTATATCAAAGAGAGAGGATCTATGTATTAGAGGCGGGGTGCTGGACTCTTATAAAACTATAAACTCTTTTCTAATCCGGTTCTACGAGAGCCTGGGTTTAAAAGTAGAGTATGCCGAAAATAAAGATAGCGGTATTGATTCAGGAGTCTGCTCTTTTTTTAAGGAGAGATATGATGTAATATATAAAGGTCTTAAGATAGGGGGCAATGCACAGAGAAGGAGAGGAGATGTTCTTTTTCAGCATGGTTCAATATCTTTAAAGGACAGCAGCTCTGAATTGCTGATGCTTTTAAAAGAGAGCAGCAGGAGGAGTGAAGCGAAGAGCATCTCTTTAAATAGAGCATTAAATAGGGAGATAGGTTTTAGAGAGGCTGAAGCTCTTTTAGCGGGAGCTTTTAAAGATACCTTTGAGGTAGAGTTTAAAGAGTCCAGCCTTCTAGATGAAGAGCTGTTAAAGATTGAGTTTTTAGATAAGAATAAGTATTCAACCAAGGATTGGAATTTAGAAAGGAGAGATTATGCTAAAGAGACATCCAGTTTGGTTAAATAA